A section of the Pseudanabaena mucicola str. Chao 1806 genome encodes:
- the secA gene encoding preprotein translocase subunit SecA, producing the protein MFNLKNLIGDPNKRKLDKLRPDVALINSLAPELAALSDRELQAKTGEFKQRIEKGESLDDLLPEAFAAVREAATRVLGLRHYDVQMLGGMVLHRGEIAEMKTGEGKTLVATLPSYLNALTGKGVHVVTVNDYLARRDAEWMGQVHRFLGMSVGLIQNSMEPIERRKNYNCDITYATNSELGFDYLRDNMATSIEEVVQRPFNFCVIDEVDSILIDEARTPLIISGMVERPTEKYLGAVTIAAQLEKETHYEVDEKQRNVVMTDEGFELAENLLGVKDLFDQQDPWAHYVFNALKAKELFLRDVNYIVRDGEVIIVDEFTGRVMPGRRWSDGLHQAIEAKESVPIENETQTLATITYQNFFLLYPKLGGMTGTAKTEEAELGKIYNLEVTTMPTNRKSGRADWSDVVYKTEAAKWRAVAEECREMHETGRPVLVGTTSVEKSEVLSRLLSEKEIPHNLLNAKPENVEREAEIVAQAGRKGSVTIATNMAGRGTDIILGGNADYMARLKVRENFMPQIVRPEDDDDFTNEGQRMFSDRPQKGQGFGSANEGKKKKTWKVSDSLFPCELSKDAQTQLKEAINFAVEKLGRMSQSELEAEDMLAVASEKAPTDDPVIQRLRDAFTVIKREYEAVTDAEHKDVTKLGGLHVIGTERHESRRVDNQLRGRCGRQGDPGSTRFFLSLEDNLMRIFAGDRVAGLMNAFRVEEDMPISSGMLTSALENAQKKVETYYYDIRKQVFEYDEVMNNQRRAIYAERRRVLEGENLRDRVIEYAERTMDDIVNAYVNPELPPEEWNLTAMVKKVREFVNLLQDLEPEQLDDMFLPEMQAFLREEVRRAYEIKEAQVESLQAGLMRQAERFFILQRIDSLWRDHLQAMEALRESVGLRGYGQKDPLIEYKSEGYEIFLDMMTQIRRDVVYSLFEFDPRPKQQPEAIEAEFV; encoded by the coding sequence ATGTTTAACCTAAAAAACCTGATTGGCGATCCTAACAAGCGCAAGCTCGACAAACTTCGTCCCGACGTGGCACTCATCAACTCCCTCGCCCCAGAGTTAGCGGCGCTCAGCGATCGTGAATTGCAAGCAAAAACGGGAGAATTTAAACAACGCATAGAAAAAGGTGAATCTCTTGATGATTTACTGCCCGAAGCCTTTGCTGCTGTGCGTGAAGCTGCTACACGTGTTTTAGGGCTACGGCATTACGACGTTCAGATGCTTGGTGGCATGGTTTTGCACCGTGGCGAAATTGCTGAAATGAAAACAGGGGAAGGTAAGACCCTTGTAGCGACATTGCCTAGCTATCTTAATGCCCTTACAGGTAAAGGTGTTCATGTCGTTACAGTTAATGACTACCTTGCCCGTCGTGATGCTGAATGGATGGGACAAGTCCATCGATTTTTAGGAATGTCGGTTGGTTTAATCCAAAACTCGATGGAGCCAATCGAGCGCCGCAAAAATTATAACTGCGATATCACCTACGCCACCAATAGCGAACTAGGTTTTGACTATCTACGGGACAATATGGCGACTAGCATCGAAGAAGTGGTGCAACGTCCCTTTAATTTCTGTGTCATTGACGAAGTTGACTCGATCTTAATTGACGAAGCCCGTACGCCACTGATTATTTCGGGTATGGTGGAGCGCCCAACAGAGAAATATTTGGGCGCAGTGACGATCGCTGCACAATTAGAAAAGGAAACCCACTACGAAGTTGATGAAAAGCAACGTAACGTAGTTATGACCGATGAAGGGTTTGAACTTGCTGAAAATTTACTAGGGGTTAAGGATTTATTTGACCAGCAAGATCCTTGGGCACACTATGTATTTAATGCACTTAAAGCTAAGGAACTATTCCTGCGGGATGTAAATTACATTGTCCGTGACGGCGAAGTAATTATTGTGGATGAGTTCACAGGGCGCGTCATGCCTGGTCGTCGTTGGAGTGATGGTTTGCATCAAGCGATCGAAGCTAAAGAAAGCGTACCAATCGAAAATGAAACCCAAACCCTTGCGACTATTACCTATCAAAACTTCTTCCTGCTGTATCCCAAGTTGGGTGGCATGACAGGTACGGCAAAAACTGAGGAAGCAGAGCTTGGCAAAATCTATAATCTCGAAGTAACCACTATGCCCACCAATCGTAAGAGCGGTCGTGCTGATTGGTCAGATGTGGTTTACAAAACCGAAGCAGCAAAATGGCGAGCCGTTGCTGAAGAATGCCGTGAAATGCATGAAACAGGTCGCCCTGTTCTTGTGGGAACAACTAGCGTTGAGAAATCAGAAGTTCTCTCGCGTCTGCTAAGTGAGAAAGAAATCCCTCATAACTTGCTGAATGCGAAACCTGAGAATGTGGAACGGGAAGCAGAAATCGTGGCTCAGGCGGGTCGTAAAGGATCGGTGACGATCGCCACCAACATGGCTGGTCGTGGTACAGACATTATCCTCGGTGGTAATGCTGACTATATGGCGCGTCTGAAGGTGCGGGAAAACTTCATGCCGCAGATTGTGCGTCCTGAAGATGATGACGACTTTACCAATGAAGGTCAACGCATGTTTAGCGATCGCCCGCAAAAGGGGCAAGGTTTTGGTAGTGCAAACGAAGGTAAAAAGAAGAAGACTTGGAAAGTTTCCGATAGTCTATTCCCTTGCGAACTCTCTAAGGATGCTCAAACCCAACTTAAAGAAGCGATCAACTTCGCCGTTGAAAAACTAGGGCGCATGAGTCAGTCCGAGCTAGAAGCTGAAGATATGTTGGCTGTCGCTTCTGAAAAAGCACCTACCGATGATCCTGTTATTCAAAGGCTGCGTGATGCTTTTACAGTGATTAAACGTGAATACGAAGCTGTCACTGATGCTGAACATAAAGATGTAACTAAACTGGGAGGCTTACATGTGATCGGGACTGAGCGACATGAATCTCGCCGTGTTGATAATCAATTGCGTGGTCGTTGCGGTCGTCAAGGTGACCCTGGCTCGACTAGATTTTTCCTCAGCCTTGAAGATAACTTGATGCGTATTTTTGCAGGCGATCGCGTGGCAGGTTTGATGAATGCCTTCCGTGTCGAAGAAGATATGCCGATCAGCTCTGGAATGCTCACCAGCGCTCTCGAAAATGCTCAAAAGAAAGTCGAAACTTACTATTACGACATTCGGAAGCAAGTATTTGAATATGACGAGGTGATGAACAATCAACGTCGTGCGATTTACGCCGAACGTCGTCGGGTGCTAGAGGGTGAAAATCTGCGCGATCGCGTCATTGAATATGCCGAACGCACGATGGATGATATCGTTAATGCCTATGTCAACCCTGAGCTTCCTCCCGAAGAATGGAACCTCACCGCTATGGTGAAAAAAGTCAGAGAATTTGTCAATCTCCTACAAGACCTTGAACCAGAACAACTGGATGATATGTTCTTACCTGAAATGCAAGCTTTCCTAAGAGAAGAAGTCCGCCGTGCTTACGAAATCAAAGAAGCACAGGTAGAATCTTTGCAGGCAGGTTTAATGCGCCAAGCCGAACGATTTTTTATCTTGCAACGGATTGACTCACTTTGGCGCGATCACCTTCAAGCGATGGAAGCATTGCGTGAGTCTGTTGGTTTACGTGGCTATGGTCAGAAAGATCCTTTAATCGAATATAAGAGTGAAGGTTACGAAATTTTCCTTGATATGATGACTCAAATCCGCCGCGATGTAGTCTACTCACTCTTCGAGTTTGATCCTCGCCCTAAGCAACAGCCTGAAGCTATTGAAGCTGAATTTGTGTAA
- the def gene encoding peptide deformylase, which yields MSAISLKVPKQKVSTPPLQIHTLGDRVLRQPAKRISKVNDEIRQIIVDMLITMYSSDGIGLAAPQVGINKQLLVIDIELKDESKPPLVMINPEIKGSGGDLITGEEGCLSIPEVFLDVVRPDQVEVAYRDEDGRPQKLVASGLLARVIQHEMDHLNGVLFVDRVKNAVALNKELTAHGFAPKDVQAIK from the coding sequence ATGTCTGCAATTTCTCTCAAAGTCCCCAAGCAAAAAGTCAGTACTCCTCCCTTACAGATACATACTTTAGGCGATCGCGTATTGCGCCAGCCTGCTAAGCGCATTAGTAAAGTCAACGATGAAATTCGGCAGATCATAGTTGACATGCTAATCACCATGTATAGCAGTGACGGAATTGGTCTAGCTGCACCACAGGTGGGGATTAACAAACAACTACTCGTAATTGATATTGAACTCAAGGATGAGAGCAAACCACCTTTAGTCATGATCAATCCTGAAATTAAGGGTTCGGGTGGAGACTTAATCACTGGTGAAGAGGGATGTTTGAGTATTCCTGAAGTATTTCTCGATGTCGTTCGTCCTGACCAAGTGGAAGTTGCCTATCGCGATGAGGATGGTAGACCACAGAAACTGGTAGCGAGTGGTTTGCTAGCAAGGGTAATTCAACATGAAATGGATCATTTGAATGGAGTACTATTCGTCGATCGCGTTAAAAATGCAGTTGCTCTTAACAAAGAATTAACCGCCCATGGGTTTGCACCTAAGGATGTCCAAGCAATTAAATAA
- a CDS encoding Uma2 family endonuclease has protein sequence MLQLDRQNLPSSDELPDSDDTPVDNEDQNFLPNLLLFLLEYIWKNRDDWYFGVDMGIYHTTGFSPRVPVVPDGFLSLGVERRKGGKSRRSYVTWEEKDIVPILTLEIVSHTYGGEYEEKLEIYRKLGVQYYMIYNPEFWRRDRHLPLEIYKLIDGFYQLQSGEPYWMPEISLGIGRCVLPSDNLCREALSWFNQQGQRYLTPEEKSELLAARLRELGEDPDLL, from the coding sequence ATGCTTCAGCTTGATCGCCAAAATTTACCTAGTAGCGACGAATTACCTGATTCCGACGATACACCTGTGGATAACGAAGACCAGAATTTTTTGCCTAATCTACTTCTCTTTTTACTGGAGTATATTTGGAAGAATCGTGATGATTGGTACTTTGGTGTAGATATGGGCATTTATCACACTACAGGATTTAGCCCAAGAGTGCCTGTAGTACCTGATGGATTTTTAAGTTTAGGGGTAGAACGTCGCAAGGGTGGTAAATCACGCCGAAGCTATGTGACTTGGGAAGAGAAAGATATTGTCCCTATTTTGACCTTGGAAATAGTATCCCATACCTATGGTGGTGAGTATGAAGAGAAGCTAGAGATTTATCGTAAATTGGGAGTGCAATATTACATGATTTATAATCCCGAATTCTGGCGGCGCGATCGCCATTTACCGTTGGAAATTTACAAATTAATTGATGGATTTTATCAACTCCAAAGTGGTGAACCCTACTGGATGCCAGAAATTAGTTTAGGGATTGGACGTTGTGTCTTACCCTCTGATAACTTATGTCGTGAAGCTTTAAGTTGGTTTAATCAACAAGGTCAGAGATACCTCACTCCTGAAGAAAAATCAGAGCTTTTAGCCGCGAGATTAAGAGAATTAGGCGAAGACCCTGATTTGCTCTAA
- a CDS encoding FAD-dependent oxidoreductase: protein MANKLNQTSLPRKIDQTEDCEILIVGGGVAGTAAAYEGLLAGRTVCMTEITDWIGGQITSQGTSALDEAKKQRSLWYFPRGYTEFRQRIEQTYGKLNAGDCWVSVSCFIPNTAQQILVEMLQEAKRKGNGKLKWFPNTVIKNLEISTDNKLINAAIAIQHRPAPNSAPLNSEPLSQIIDDAYRYENSSRLQKQIIRFVPFTNSQIPNSQKSPSDWFVIDSTETGEIIALADVPYRLGLDPRSHLNPSSPVTENDPYCTQGFTYTFAMEQTNEAQPQQKPSFYDRYLPYYGSDPKPSLANFDNIFTYRRIWSAATDQPKKNAFGVSSMKAGDISMQNWVWGNDYRPGTDKDNLIYSREQLRSSGQFEPNGWMGGLRQSTLKSGEEIALGFYYWLVAGTTDSQQKTNWKKPFPNHRLLTGFDSPMGTLHGLSKYPYIRESRRIIGRPSYGYPEGFSMSEIDVSQVDFSTETYRQNLSQQAYRNLWKALAGLETTSVIKNNTDPNQIPRRTRSTIYPDAIGIAQYYLDFHPCLSEYPVEKAGNTERAGVRNGHGAAFPGQIPLRSLIPQKIDNLIVSGKNIAYSYIVAAGYRVHSYEWSVGAAAGTTASFALTEGILPYQLVENLPRVNPLLTKLQQTLVQNNNAIAFPDTSIFNLNWSDWKIW from the coding sequence ATCGCTAACAAACTAAACCAAACTTCTCTTCCGCGCAAAATTGATCAGACTGAAGATTGTGAAATCCTGATCGTGGGTGGGGGGGTCGCAGGTACAGCCGCCGCCTATGAGGGATTGCTCGCAGGGCGAACGGTCTGCATGACGGAAATTACCGACTGGATCGGTGGACAGATTACGTCTCAAGGTACTTCGGCTCTGGATGAAGCCAAGAAACAGCGTAGTCTCTGGTACTTTCCTAGGGGCTATACTGAATTTCGTCAGAGGATCGAGCAGACATATGGCAAATTAAATGCAGGGGACTGTTGGGTAAGTGTTTCCTGTTTCATTCCTAATACTGCCCAGCAAATATTAGTGGAAATGTTGCAGGAGGCGAAACGTAAGGGGAATGGCAAATTAAAATGGTTCCCGAATACGGTTATTAAAAACTTAGAAATTAGTACTGATAACAAATTAATTAATGCTGCGATCGCTATTCAACATCGTCCTGCACCAAATTCTGCCCCATTAAATAGTGAGCCACTTTCGCAAATTATCGATGATGCTTATCGCTACGAAAACTCATCACGATTACAGAAACAAATTATTCGTTTTGTTCCTTTCACCAACTCTCAAATTCCAAATTCTCAAAAGAGTCCTAGTGATTGGTTTGTGATCGATTCCACAGAAACAGGAGAAATCATCGCTTTAGCGGATGTTCCCTATCGGCTTGGTCTCGATCCGCGATCGCATCTAAATCCATCTTCTCCTGTTACAGAAAATGATCCTTACTGTACACAGGGTTTTACCTACACCTTTGCGATGGAGCAGACGAACGAAGCTCAACCACAACAAAAGCCGAGCTTTTATGATCGCTATTTGCCCTATTATGGCTCTGACCCAAAACCCAGTCTTGCCAATTTTGATAATATCTTCACCTATCGCCGCATCTGGAGTGCTGCAACTGATCAGCCCAAAAAGAATGCCTTTGGGGTTTCATCGATGAAAGCAGGTGATATTTCGATGCAGAACTGGGTCTGGGGAAATGACTATCGCCCAGGTACGGATAAAGATAATTTGATTTATTCTAGAGAGCAATTAAGGAGTTCAGGTCAATTTGAACCTAACGGATGGATGGGTGGTTTGAGGCAATCAACTCTCAAAAGTGGAGAAGAGATTGCCCTTGGTTTTTACTATTGGCTAGTGGCAGGTACGACTGACTCGCAGCAAAAAACAAATTGGAAAAAGCCTTTCCCGAATCATCGTTTACTGACAGGTTTTGACTCGCCAATGGGAACCTTGCATGGGCTTTCCAAATATCCCTATATCCGCGAATCAAGGCGAATTATCGGTCGCCCTTCCTATGGCTATCCTGAAGGCTTCAGTATGTCTGAGATCGATGTTTCACAGGTAGACTTTAGTACGGAAACCTATCGCCAAAATCTCTCACAGCAAGCCTATCGCAATTTATGGAAAGCTCTAGCAGGTTTAGAAACAACTAGCGTTATTAAAAATAATACAGATCCTAATCAAATCCCACGTCGTACTCGTTCGACCATATATCCCGATGCGATCGGTATTGCCCAATATTATCTCGACTTCCATCCCTGCCTCAGTGAATATCCTGTCGAAAAAGCTGGCAATACGGAACGAGCAGGTGTGCGTAATGGTCACGGAGCCGCTTTCCCTGGACAAATCCCTTTGCGATCGCTAATTCCCCAAAAAATTGATAATCTGATCGTCTCTGGCAAAAATATTGCCTATAGCTATATTGTTGCCGCAGGTTATCGCGTCCATTCCTACGAGTGGTCAGTGGGAGCCGCCGCAGGCACAACCGCATCTTTTGCCTTGACAGAAGGAATTCTGCCCTATCAATTAGTTGAGAACTTGCCGCGAGTTAACCCACTACTCACCAAGTTACAGCAAACTCTGGTACAGAATAATAACGCGATCGCCTTCCCAGATACTTCCATCTTTAATCTTAATTGGAGTGACTGGAAAATCTGGTAA